The genomic segment agggaggccccttacggagataaatagcctcccagcagctcctgctccaacgcgactccaccattttggagtagctgcccgagccaggccacgcccacagcaacagcggagattaactccatagcagccgggcaggaagcagaaaccctgtctgcgcgcagctgcgcagcacaagccactagaggccgctgttctcccaggagaggagggccacaaaccaacaagaaaggaagtcctcccagccgtcactcgtcccagttctgcagactattcctatcaccatgaaaaggcaaagctacaggcagacaaagatcacagagacaacaccagacaaggagacagacctaaccagtcttcctgacaaagaattcaaaataagaatcataaacatgctgacagagatgcagagaaatacacaagaaaaatgggatgaagtccagagggagatcacagatgccagaaaggagatcgcagaaatgaaacaaactctggaagggtttataagcagaatggatagaatgcaagaggccattgatggaattgaaatcagagaacaggaacacatagaagctgacatagagagagacaaaaggatctccaggaatgaaacaatattaagagaactgtgtgaccaatctaaaaggagcaatatccgtattataggggtcccagaagaagaagagagaggcaaagagatggaaagtatcttagaagaaataattgctgaaaacttccccacactgggggaggaagtaatcaaacagaccacggaaatacacagaatccccaacagaaaggatccaagaagggcaacaccaagacacataataattaaaatggcaaagatcaaggacaaggaaagagtgttaaaggcagctagagagaaaaaggtcacctataaagggaaacccatcaggctaacgtcagatttctcaacagaaaccctacaggccagaagagaatggcatgatatatttaatacaatgaaacagaagggccttgaaccaaggatactgtatccagcacgactatcattcaaatatgacggtgggattaaacaattcccagacaaacaaaagctgagggaatttgctttccacaaaccacctctacagaacatcttacagggactgctctagatgggagcactcctagaaagagcacagcacaaaacacccaacatatgaagaatcgaggaggaggaacaagaagggagagaagaaaagaatctccagacagtgtatataacagctcaataagcgagctaagttaggcagtaagatactaaagaggctaaccttgaacctttggtaaccacgaatttaaagcctgcaatggcagtaagtacatatctttcaatagtcaccctaaatgttaatgggttgaatgcaccaatcaaaagacacagagtaacagaatggataaaaaagcaagacccatctatatgctgcttacaagaaactcacctcaaacccaaagacatgtacagactagaATGACTGGGTTAAAGAGTAGGTGCATGTAAGATGTTGGTAGCTGGTACTAATTACCTagctcatttaatgctcacagaGCCCCTCTGAGATAGCTGTTATTGTCACCATTGTAAAGCCCAGGAAAAGGAGGCTCTGCCGGCAGCTTGCTCAGTGATGCGCAGCCAGTTAATTGGAAGAGCTCAGAATGGAAGCCACCTCTCTGACTCTTAGCCACTATGGGTACTGTCTCTGGTATAttctacaaggaaaaaaaaaagcctttattTTCAAGATCACAAACTTTTCCTCTACCAGAAATTAGGATTGTAGAGACCAAATAAAACAGTTTATTTTAAACATCAAAAGGGAGCATGACCTAAGTTAGGAAAGGGAAATCTACACTTGCTGCCAAGTAATGGCTTCGGCCCTGAAGCCTGTGCCAGCATCTCAAGTATCATGCTGCTTAGAATAGACAGCAAGTTCTATTTTTATAAGGGATGGTTGTTCCACATCAAATCACAGAAAACACATTTCTATGTctccagtattttttaaaaatgtctctgaGTATTTTAGAACTGGTGGGACATCATGTCAGGAAAAAACTGCAGACATTAAAGAATAGATTTTCGGTTATATTCTGCACAGTAAAAAACTTTAGATCAAAGCAAGTGAACCTAAAAAATGGTGTCAGCTTGTGGGTAACAGGAGAATCTGTGCCATATTATTACTCTTTTTCCACTGAGAAACAATGTGGCATTTCAAAATGGCATAACATAATGAGCTTTCCTGTCACAGTAAATAACTTTAGCTACTGTGATCAAAGTAATTGAGTATTTCAAAAAGGCTCCCAGGACCGATAGAGGATGACCCCAGAGGATAGAGGAAGATAACAATGTCTTCATGGTACCAATGAACATGGCAGTGTCTTCAGCTCCTTACTAGGAACTTCTACAACTACACTGCCAATAAACCCCCACCatttaaagaacagaaatgcctcTTTGGGAGCAAAGTAAACTAATAAGATATGATACctctaatgcaatgaagcagaagggcctcaaaccaagaatactctaactagcaagattatcattaaaatttgaaggagggattaaacaattttcagacaagtaaaagctgagagaatttacccctACAAACGACCTCTCCAGTGCATTTTGGAGAGAGTGCTATAGACAGAAGTAtccctaaagctaaatagctgtcaccaggggaaataaaaccataacaaagaaagtagaacagttaattactaagcagaagcaaaatcaaatcaactactcccaaagtcaatcaatggatagacaaagagtacagaatatgttacctaatatataaagaatggaggaggataaaaaggaggggaaaaaaaagaatcttttggttgtgtttgtaataacatactaagtgagttaaattagactgttagatagtaagggaattacccttgaacctgtggtaaccaccaatctaaagcctgcaatggcaataagtacatacctatcgataatcaccataaatttaaatggtctgaatgccccaatgaaaagacatagagtcactgaatagataaaaaaacaagacccatctatatgctgcctacaagagactcacttcaaacccaaagacatacacagactgaaagtaaagagatggaaaaagatatttcatgcaactaataggaagaaaaaagcaggagttgcagtacttgtatcagacaaaatagacttcaaaacagaaaaagtaacaagagacaaagaaggacattacataatgatgaaggggtatgtgaaacaaatactaacagaattagaaggggaaatagaatgcaatgcattcattctaggaaacttcaacacaccactcattacaaaggacagatcaaccagacagaaaataagtaaggacacagaggcactgaacaatgtattagaacagatggacctaacagacatctatagaacactccatccaaaagcaacaggatacacattcttctcaagtgcacatggaacattttcaagaatagatcatatactaggccacaaaaagagcctcagtaaattcaaaaagattgaaactgtatcaaccagcttctcagatcacaaaggtatgaaactagaaataaattatgcaaagaaaacgaaaaatcccacagacacatggagacttaacaagatgctcctaaataatcaatggatcaatgaccaaataaaaacagagaacaagcaatatatggagacaaatgacaacaataattcaacaccgcaaaatctgtgggacacagcaaaagccattctaagagggcagtatattgcaatacaggactacctgaggaatgcaaattaaaaccacaatgagatatcacctcacaccaattagaatgtgTCGCGCGcctcgtcctcgccggcaagaacagcacgcaacaacagcaggattcttctgcagaaagctttaatcttcagctcttttgtgatacaatcatcaggggaaggacccaaagggaaagactgggctagctatatagttctcatgctccaagctgattgcgcgctgtctgtgatgcttcattagcatagctgttacgatacgccaattggctagtaggtgaaggtctaattagcatgtggtatgcggccaggaagtggcgggattatccagaagtagtctttgttttgcctacaactttttctcaagctgggcaCCATTTCTaggtgcggcaggtatggctaccaacatctcccccttttttgttttgttgaaactcagggcggaacttgtcagctgaggtggagatagagacctgatctccagaaacatttgatgtcCTATTTTTGGAGAGGGGTTTGTAGACATCCACCCCTATGCAATCAGGCATGTCTCTCAGAGGGGCCCATGACCTCTTGCAGTGCAGTGCCTCGCACCCTCTAGCTGACGATGGGACCGCCCGGTACAAAGGGCTTGGGCCTGTGCAGTGACCCTCTTGTACCGAGTTTCGTATGAGAAGCTTCGGGTAAGCGAACAGGTACCTTAacctggtgcaatgccacaagggctcagggtgcaagggctacctcaagctaaagctgagcttctttattgagcatgttgagccatacttggggagaggcgccaatATCTACCGCCATCAAAGCTTGAGCAAGGATCACTTTATCTTGCCTGTGTTGGGCACGGAGCCTGcataacaaccagagtaggagcatgagacctccaagcatgaatacacccatcccagccatgcccgcccactctttaacgtgggagagagctctgtggaaccaggaagagagtccttctgctacggaaatatctagccgggtggagttgatgtgggTTATTTCTTGCCGTAGCTCTTCTAACGTtccatcaaagtcttgggaccagtttcctgaaagatactgggacaggcttcgtgacagattagctgctcgcgtaaagttttcatattgtatgctagtaatgcagagagcgcgaaactttcgctcacatcccaattgggctaactgccagagcacatctagttgctcttccactagatctactcgctgattgaggaccataATTCCTCCTTTCATCTTTCCATCAAGTGAGGATTGACGGTCCAGAGCAGTGGCTACTGAATCCGCAAGATTATTCAATTCTGCAGCCGCTTTAACAGAGGTGTCCAAGGCTATGGCAGCTGCAGTGGCAGCCACTGCAGCCAGAGATATTAAAGCCACTATGGCGGCAGTGACACCAAAGTCACGTTTCTCACGAAACAAGGTCATGGAATCAGGTGAATCCACTGGGACAGGGACCCAGCGAGGAATGCGGGCCACTAAAGCATTGGAATGGACAGTTATATTCCAGCACTGAGACAAGAAACAGGTGTCATTGGAGCAAGAGTCAAAACTGTTATTGgataagataaatagaaatggggGATACACGCATACCGGAGTAGGTGGATATTGGGCAGGGGCTGGTGCAACTCTTTGACATGAAATATTATAAGTAGTCTTATTCACCTGGTATACAGTTTTGCCATCTAAGGTTGGGCTTGTAGCTTCATAGGTACAGGAACTATCAGacatcccaatccctcccccttgtAGGACAATAAAGGGAGAAAGGTCTGAACATGAACCATtaactccacacagcagccatttaTCGAAGGGGTTCCTGCCTACATCTTGTTGGAACTCCCCTCCTTCTGCCACCCTTCTATAAACGCTGCTGGAAATTTCCTCCATATCTGGGGACAAGGAAAATTTGTGTCCCTCATCTGCCCAGGTTGTTGCATGTGACTGGCAATCAGTCCAGGGCCATTGCTCTCCCTCATAATCTCCCACACAATGGGGAGAATATTTGGGTTGACGGGGACGGTAAGGGAAGAATATGTTGCTATAATTAATCTGCTTAATAGGAGGTTTCACAAATGTACCATTGATCCAAAGGACCATTAGGCTTACTACTGCATTAGTGTAGGTCTTATTCTCACGAAAGGACTGACTAAATTCACCCGATTTTCTATCACGGCTAAACCACCCGTACATATGCTGTTTAAGGGACAGGCAATTTGAGTGGTTACAAGTGGTGAAGCACAAAGATCCATCGGTTTCAAAGGTTCGGTTTTCTCCTAAAGAAACTGCTAGAGAATCTAATGGTAAGTAAGGCAGGTTCATGCTAGAGTTAGTAGTAAAAAAGCGTGGAAAAACTGCTGCATTATAGCGAACAGGCATGGGCTTAGGGAAGActgacaatattccccatctcagtactcccAGAGTCAGGATTCCCATCGACAAGATCAGGATCCACAGGCACAGAGACGCCATCTCCTTTGTTCAGGACTTTCCTGGTCAGGCGTTCcgggatccagaaggggttttcttcaccctggggaaAAACACATACAGCCCCCCTGGATCTAattataattggatccgggcctttccattggttagatagtacatccttccattttactagttcttgtgggtcttttggccatTGATGATGGCGGTCCgccgctgtatggccttgagcatccaggtttaaaaaattgagagtgaaaagtgctagggctatagctgttttgggcgtggggggtatgtcctcaattccccctttttgtttaattagataggatttgagagtgcggttcgcgcgctccacaatcccttgaccctgtgggttgtaaggaagaccagtgatatgtttaattcccatgtgatgacaaaattgtgcaaatttggcagaagtataggcgggaccattgtctgttttgaggatttggggtaacccccatgcgctccaagcctcaagacagtggtgaatgacatgggaaactttctctccagacaatggggaggcaaagatgactccCGAACACGTATCCAcggatacatgtacatatttcagcttcccaaaggaagaaatatgtgttacatccatttgccaaacctgtaaaggcttaatacctctaggattgatcccaacatgaggtgtgggaagaaaactgcagcagtgttggcagctaagaacaatgttcctagcttcggCTCTGGTTATGCTAAACTGCTTGCGCAGTGTATCAGCAGTGACatgaaattgtgagtggaattttgaagcagtggcgacagggtctagcagagggaaagctatactTCTAGTTGCAAGGTCTgctaagtggttgccttgggtcataggcccgggaaggcctgaatgtgctctaatgtgggtcatatataaaggagagcgtctaaggagtaattgtgattgtatttgtttgaacaggGTAGCTACCGAACTTGATGCTTTGATCAGCCCAGCTACTTCTagggaattaactgcattaacaacataacgagagtctgacacaatatttaaaggCCCATGAAAGGTTTGTAGTACTTCCAAAACTATATGGCACTCTACTATTTGAGGAGTATTGGGTGTATACCTTTTTGTTACTATATTGCCgttatggacataggcacctgtaCCTGTCTTGGATCCGTCTGTATAGACTGTGTCTCCGTGCGGTAACGGGGTGTGGCTAATGATTCGAGGGAATACTAAGGGATGAGCTTTAGCAAAATTAAGGAGAGGATGCTTagggaaatgattatcaaatgTTCCTGAAAAGCTGTAAGCAAGTATTGCCCAATCGTCATTCATGGCGCATAATGTTTGTATTTGCTCTTTGTTGTAGGGTGTTATGATTGTATTTGGAGCTTTTCCAAAATGTGTGACTGAGGTTTTTATTCCCTTTAGAGCGAGACTGGCTATGGTAGCAGGGTAATATTCTATAGTTCTAGCCTGAGAGACCTGGGGATGGATCCAGATCATTGGTCCTTGCtgccacaagactgcagttggcagtcccggagtaggaagAATGCATAATTCAAAAGGTTCATTTGATTGTATCCTActcaattgtgctgtcattaaggccTGTTCTACCTTATGGATAGCTtgcactgcctcaggtgtaagggaacgcggagatgttagttgtgagtctccttctagggttttaaacagtggtttcaagtcagtggtaggtatctttaaaaatggccgcaaccaattaatgtctcctaggagtttctggaaatcattcaaagttcgcagctgatcatgtcttatctcaagcttttgggggcaaattacatctgtataaatggtggctcctaggaatttgctaacactagatttttggaccttctcactggctatattcagtccccaagtctctagggatttagtgagctttacataggcctcttctacttctgctgattgtggggagcagagaaggatatcatccatgtagtgaatgattttCAGGTTGGGGTAGTTTTCGCGAattggtgctagcgcttgctgaacatacagttgacatatggtggggctatttgccatcccttgagggaggactttccactgaaatctggcgtctggttgctcatgattaatagctggcagggtgaaagcaaacctttctctatctttggtgtttaggtgtatggagaaaaaacaatctttgatgtctattatgattactttccattctttgggtagagcagagagaagtggcagtcctcgctggacaggtccaaatagcctcatttgagcatttactgctctcaagtcatgaagcaatctccatgatcctgacctttttctgattataaatatgggcgtattccatggagatacagagggttctaaatgtcctaattggagctgttcttgtactaaacggtgagctgcttctaatttctcagaggataggggccactgaggaacccatatggcctcctctgtaagccaaggtatgggcatggcATCTTCAACGGCCCCTACGAAAAACCCAGGCCAtgacggtcattttttactttgggaaggataggccctgtgcgtccctgttggtgtttccctagtcctttaccaggaatatatcccatatccatcatcatgccttgggcaggggtggagtattcattaataagtttaaggcctaggccctgcataacatctctcccccacaaattgacaggcagtgggagcacataaggggtaactgtacctttttgcccttcaggcgcctgccatctcaatggtttggcactaatggtaggactagactcataccctaaaccttgtaaagagtgtgaggactgtgttataggccatttggagggccaccaggttgcagagataatacttctatctgctccagtgtctaggattccttcaaaaccttttccctctattttaagggtcaattttggtctgtctgctaaatctaatactataaaggctgagttataattagaggaaccaaagcccttttctcctctctccgtgGTGGCAGCTGGATAATTGGCATGGAGACTAGGCAACACTAAGAgttgggctatgcggtctcctggggatatagggtagattcctctgggggctgaacacatgatttttacctgtccctcataGTCTTGATCAATAACTCcggggtggactacaaggcctttcAAGGTAGCAGAAGAGCGCCCCAAGAGCAACCCTACTGTTTCTGGCGGtaaggggcctttaaagtctgaggggatgggttgaactcccatctgtggagttaacactattctggtggtggcacggatgtccaatcctGCTGAACCTGGAGTAGCTCTCCTTGGGGGGCTGTGCTGCTCCTGAAGGACACTGGTGTGCTGGctgccccatatatttgcgggccctggcggcgggggcccctctgggagttttttggcgactctaagggtttcccttctatgtctttaacagatcggcattcCTTAGCCCAATGTCTGCCTTTCTTACATCTCGGGCACACTCCAGGGGTTTTCTGGGCCGTCTGTTCGAAGTTTGGGCCCCTACAGTCTCTCTTCATATGACCTAGTTGTCCAcattgaaaacacttaacattcctATTAAGGGTTTTTACTTGTTTATGGCTTTGCAATATAGCGGCGGCTAGGCCTGCATTGGTGAGGGGCCCTCCAATCTCCCTGCAAGCTTTCAGCCAAGCAGTCAATCCTTTCTGTTTCCAGGGGGTAATTGCCTGTCTGCATTCTCTGGTGCATTGTTCAAACACAAGTTGTTGGACAAGGGGCATGGCCTGTTCTTGATCTCCAAACACTCGGCCTGCAGCTTCCATCATGCGAGCGACGAAGTCTGAGAATGGCTCGCTTGGtccctgaattatttttgttaaattaccTGACACTTGTCCTTTATTAGTGAGGGCCTTCCATGCCTTAGTAGCACACGCATTTATCTGTGTGTACAATGGTACAGGAAAAGCGATCTGGTTGGCtacccactgtccctggcctgtcaaCATATCATAGGACCAATGACACGCGGGTTCCCCCGCAGCAGCATTATCACGCGCCTGGGTCATGCTTATATCATGCCATAGTGCCTTCCACTCTATATACTGTCCCATGCTAGAAAGACAAGCTTTTGCTACATATTGCCAGTCTGAGGGTGTCATAGCGGATTCCGCCAGCCTTTCAATCTGCGCTAGGGTGTAATTAGCACTGACTCCATAGGTCCGAACGGCCTCTGCGAGGTCTTTAACCTCTTTATGGGTAAGGGGTTGATGGGCACGTGCTCCATTGTCTTCGATTACGGGGAACATCTGTCTAATTGCCCTTAAATCCTCTGGAGCACAGAAGGAATGTGCGCCGTTCGCATAGGGCGGTGGGGCTAAGGGCGATGAGGAGCgtctcactttcattttccctttggtttgcGTCTCCGTTTTGCTGGCATCTGTACTTTTGCACTTAGCAGTTCTAGagactctggtctcttcctcctcttccgaggacattaattcatcttctgattccctattggaaagttggagttccctcaactctttccaggggtatttgctattttctccgaggcggtcgtcacctgcttctcggggctctttcgcttttgccctggacgggctctctccctcactctggggctttttaactttcgttttagcggccccttttcggccgcgagctagctctgtctcccgttccgtttctgacatactttcttggatgtctgacaaggctctctgacctgcttttatcaccttttcacacttttcatcctgcaggcaagctctaatcagtttccatagtggtctagtgcctcctctcaagtgtccctcttcttcttctctatcaagatctttccctaacttgtcccagctcgggatggagagggaccctgaacagataaaccagggggcaacacggtctacttcttttacaaatgatcctaaaactttggtggagaccttcaaatttcgctctttgagaactgcctgtaatgctgagactaacgatggtgcgtttcccatggtgcctctttatttacagagaaccatcagccaccacccttaaaagcgcgtctctcggaacttacctctccgggctatctctgcagttctgaatcttctccagatgtctgaagggtcctcccggtgccggtgatgttctggttcccgggtttcggcaccacttgtcgcgcgcctcgtcctcgccggcaagaacagcacgcaacaacagcaggattcttctgcagaaagctttaatcttcagctcttttgtgatacaatcatcaggggaaggacccaaagggaaagactgggctagctatatagttctcatgctccaagctgattgcgcgctgtctgtgatgcttcattagcatagctgttacgatacgccaattggctagtaggtgaaggtctaattagcatgtggtatgcggccaggaagtggcgggattatccagaagtagtctttgttttgcctacaactttttctcaagctgggcgccatttctaggtgcggcaggtatggctaccaacaagaatggccaacatagaaactactaggaacaacaaatgctggagaggatgcggagaaagaggaaccctcctacactgggaATGGAAACTAGTTCAatcgttgtggaaagcaatatggagtttcctcaaaaaactaaaaatagaaataccatttgacccgggaactccactcctaggaatttacccaaagaaaacaacttctcagatacaaaaagacatatgcacccctatgtttatcgcagcactttttacgatagtcaagatatggaagcaacctaagtgtccatcagtagatgaatggataaagaagatgtggtacatatacacaatggactactattcagccattaagaaagaaacaaatcctaccatttgcagcaacatggatggagctagagggtatgatgctcagtgaaataagtcaggaagagaaagacaaataccaaatgatttccctcagttgtggagcataacaaagaagcaaaactgaaggaacaaaacagcagcagactcacagactccaagaagagactagtggttaccaaaggggagggatgggcaagggtgggtggggagggagggggaaggggattgtggggtatcatgatcagtgcacatggtatgtgtggggtcacagggaagacagtgtagctcagaaaagacaaatagggactctgtggcatcttgctacactgatggacagtgactgcaatgtgacatggggggggacttgataataagttgaatgtaataaccaccttgtttttcttgtgaaaccttcataagagtgcatatcaatgaatttttaaaaattccctatgtaaaaaaaaaaacatgatagcTCTAAGAGGAGCAAGGAAGACATTGCCACACTGACGGGTCATGGCTGTGGTATCGAGAACCCAATCTGAGCGGACACAGGAGGTGGACGTGGGGTCAGCATGCAGCTCACAGGGAGGAAGTCACGATGACCTGGAACGCCACCATTCACAGATTTGGGGCACGCGTCTTCCCACGTAGTAATGCCTGTGACGCTGGGATGCGTGGTACAATCAATGGTATCTTACAA from the Manis pentadactyla isolate mManPen7 chromosome 2, mManPen7.hap1, whole genome shotgun sequence genome contains:
- the LOC118909919 gene encoding igE-binding protein-like codes for the protein MKVRRSSSPLAPPPYANGAHSFCAPEDLRAIRQMFPVIEDNGARAHQPLTHKEVKDLAEAVRTYGVSANYTLAQIERLAESAMTPSDWQYVAKACLSSMGQYIEWKALWHDISMTQARDNAAAGEPACHWSYDMLTGQGQWVANQIAFPVPLYTQINACATKAWKALTNKGQVSGNLTKIIQGPSEPFSDFVARMMEAAGRVFGDQEQAMPLVQQLVFEQCTRECRQAITPWKQKGLTAWLKACREIGGPLTNAGLAAAILQSHKQGEENPFWIPERLTRKVLNKGDGVSVPVDPDLVDGNPDSGSTEMGNIVSLP